The genomic interval TCATGAAAAAAAAGCCGATACCCCGCAAAAGACTCGAAAGGGGACGAATATATATATTGAGTCTCTTAGTGGTTTTGACCGGAGATTATCGCTACATAAGGGAATATATAGATTGGAGGTGATGTTGTGAAGGGTATCGTTATGGAGGTTGACGGAAAAGATTTGGTTGTCATGAAGAAAAATGGTGAATTCATCAAGATGAAGAAAGAAAGCCAAAGCGCTCGCGTTGGGCAGGAGATAAGTGTCCGAAG from Peptostreptococcaceae bacterium carries:
- a CDS encoding anti-sigma factor domain-containing protein: MKGIVMEVDGKDLVVMKKNGEFIKMKKESQSARVGQEISVR